The Pimelobacter simplex genomic sequence GGCCCCGTCGCACTCCCCCACCGGATCGCGGCCGACGTCGCCGACTGCCTGGCGCTGCTCGACGAGCAGGGCCATGAGCGGGCGCACGTCCTCGGCTACTCCTACTCCGGCGCGGTCGCCCTCCAGCTCGCCGCCGACCACCCGGACCGGGTCGCCGGGCTGGTGCTGGTCGAGCCGCCGCCGACACTGGCGCCGGAGGTGCGCGAGGACTTCGTCGCGACCGTGGCCGGGCTGCTCGCCGTACGCCGGGAGTCCGGGGTGACGGCGGCGATCGACGCCTTCTGGGCGATGCTCGGGACGCCGGCGTGGTGGGCCGCGCTCGACGCGCAGGTGCCCGGCGCGCGCGACCAGATGCGCCGCGACGCCGCGAGCTTCCTCGTCGCCGACCTCCCAGCCCTGCTGGCCTGGTCCTTCGCGGACGCCGACGCGGCCCGGGTCCGCTGCCCGGTGCTCCACGTCGGTGCCGACGGCAGCGGTCCCTGGTGGGCGGCCGTGCGCCGCCGGGTGCGGGCGTGGTTCCCCGGCGCCGCCGACGTGGTGGTCGCCGGCGCCGACCACGGCCTGGTGCTCACCCACGCGGCCGAGGTCGCCGCGGCGATCAGGACGGCAGTGCCCCGCGGCTGATCCTCAGCGCAGCCGGCCGGCGCGGTACTCGGCCACGAAGCTCTCGACCGCCCGGTTGGCCTCGCGCAGCCCGTCGCCGGTCTCGCGCCGGTACTGCTTGACCGCGTGTACGACCCGGTCGGCGCGGATGAAGGCCAGCACCTCCTCGGAGGGCCGCAGCGGGCCGGGCACCGCGTGCCCGGCCGCGCCCGCGCCCGCGCTCGGCGCGGTGTACGGCGGCGGGTGCCCGGCCTGCGCGTAGAGCCAGTTGACGTGCTCCTCGAGCTTGGCGATCCGCGCGTCCAGGTAGGAGTCCATGACGCGACCCTACGAGGCGAGTGTGCTCAGTCGATCTTGCGCATCCAGCCGAAGGTGTCGTCGGCCCGGCCGAGCTGGACGTCGACGAGCGCCTGCCGGATCCGCATGGTCAGGTCCTGGCTGGCGGGCGCGGCGGTCTCGCCGCCGGCCCACTTGAGCGCGCCGACCGGGGTCACGACCGCGGCCGTGCCGCAGGCGAAGATCTCGGTGATCCGGCCGCTG encodes the following:
- a CDS encoding alpha/beta fold hydrolase, translating into MGSALEVHRLGAGAPPLLLVQSGLTADELLPLARQPVLDGCERLVPHRRGYAGSGPVALPHRIAADVADCLALLDEQGHERAHVLGYSYSGAVALQLAADHPDRVAGLVLVEPPPTLAPEVREDFVATVAGLLAVRRESGVTAAIDAFWAMLGTPAWWAALDAQVPGARDQMRRDAASFLVADLPALLAWSFADADAARVRCPVLHVGADGSGPWWAAVRRRVRAWFPGAADVVVAGADHGLVLTHAAEVAAAIRTAVPRG